In one window of Rhodanobacter sp. FDAARGOS 1247 DNA:
- a CDS encoding protease pro-enzyme activation domain-containing protein, whose amino-acid sequence MTNHAGLRGIAAPNYRKALLPAALALAMMSLSAHAADNWVATRTGPALLNTAAPAATASTLSAQASQATAPRYSLNMTGNPSLAGIMVSPLEASQPLHVAVSLKLRHADQLDQFLQQLNQPGSPEYHQYLTPAQFKARFAPTDAQVQAVVAHLQQSGFTNIEVAGNNQLITADGNALNVTSAFRTNMKRFEYRGRPHFANDSVASVPQALGNIVNAVVGLQNVVVKHTMFHKATLVTAQTQAASAVAHSPADFSAIYGGSSMPAATNTTVGVITWGKMTQVITDLGSFTSSAGLPTVNTQTVNVGSGTFWNDADSNVEWALDSQSIIGTSGGVQKLIFYAAVNGTNDGSLTDAGISAAYNKAVTDNVAKVVNISLGEDETAANSSGTLATDDQIFAQAAAQGQTFSASAGDEGAYESYGGDLYKHGTTTLLSGVSLSNYSVSEPAVSPNVIAVGGTTLSTNGAAWSGETVWNEGLSQDGNNTADDRLWATGGGVSKYETAPAWQTSALGSSITKRVLPDVAFDAAQSTGALIYANGNQYQVGGTSLASPIFVGAWARIQSANGNALGFPASKFYAAFPGNPSLLHDVTSGNNGYNGYGYNAAAGWDYTTGFGSFNMGAVSTYAQANWGGSTPPANNPPVASFGDTTSGLTASFTDSSTDSDGTIASHSWNFGDGGTSTAASPSHTYAAAGTYTVSLTVTDNDGASNTSTQSVTVTAAGGGGNVLQNGVALTGQAAATGAQLAYTVVIPAGATNLVIAESGGTGDADLYTKFGSAPTLSSYDCRPYVSGNSESCTVASPQAGTYYVMLNGYAAFSGVSIKATWSTGGGGNVLQNGTPVTGLQATKSNAVNYTMVVPAGASNLKFAISGGTGDADLYVKRGSAPTTSSYDCRPYVTGNSETCNISPATAGTYYVMVRAYSSYSGVTLTGSYTP is encoded by the coding sequence ATGACAAACCACGCTGGTCTTCGAGGTATTGCGGCACCGAACTATCGCAAGGCCCTGCTGCCTGCGGCTCTTGCGCTGGCCATGATGTCGTTGTCGGCGCATGCCGCCGACAACTGGGTCGCCACGCGCACCGGCCCCGCGCTGCTGAACACCGCGGCACCCGCCGCCACGGCGTCCACGCTGAGCGCCCAGGCCAGCCAGGCCACGGCCCCGCGCTACAGCCTCAACATGACCGGCAACCCCAGCCTCGCCGGCATCATGGTCAGCCCGCTGGAGGCCAGCCAGCCGCTGCATGTCGCGGTGAGCCTCAAGTTGCGCCACGCCGATCAGCTCGACCAGTTCCTGCAGCAGCTCAACCAGCCCGGCAGCCCCGAGTACCACCAGTACCTCACGCCGGCCCAGTTCAAGGCCAGGTTCGCGCCGACCGATGCGCAGGTGCAGGCGGTGGTCGCCCATCTGCAGCAGAGCGGCTTCACCAACATCGAAGTGGCCGGCAACAACCAGCTGATCACCGCCGACGGCAACGCGCTCAACGTGACCAGCGCGTTCCGCACCAACATGAAGCGCTTCGAGTATCGGGGCAGGCCGCACTTCGCCAATGATTCCGTCGCTTCCGTGCCGCAGGCGCTGGGCAACATCGTCAACGCCGTGGTCGGCCTGCAGAACGTGGTCGTCAAGCACACCATGTTCCACAAGGCCACCCTGGTCACCGCCCAGACCCAGGCCGCCAGCGCGGTCGCCCACAGTCCGGCCGATTTCTCCGCGATCTATGGCGGCAGCAGCATGCCGGCCGCGACCAACACCACGGTCGGCGTGATCACCTGGGGCAAGATGACCCAGGTGATCACCGACCTGGGCAGCTTCACCAGCAGCGCCGGCCTGCCCACGGTCAACACGCAGACCGTCAACGTCGGCAGCGGCACGTTCTGGAACGACGCCGACTCCAACGTGGAATGGGCGCTGGACTCGCAGTCCATCATCGGCACCTCCGGCGGCGTGCAGAAGCTGATCTTCTACGCCGCGGTCAACGGCACCAACGACGGCTCGCTGACCGACGCCGGCATCAGCGCCGCGTACAACAAGGCGGTCACCGACAACGTCGCCAAGGTGGTGAACATCTCGCTCGGCGAAGACGAGACCGCCGCCAACAGCTCGGGCACGCTGGCCACGGACGACCAGATCTTCGCCCAGGCTGCCGCGCAGGGGCAGACGTTCTCGGCCTCGGCCGGTGACGAAGGTGCCTACGAATCGTACGGCGGCGACCTCTACAAGCACGGCACGACCACGCTGCTGTCGGGCGTCAGCCTCAGCAACTATTCGGTCAGCGAACCGGCGGTATCGCCCAACGTGATCGCCGTGGGCGGCACCACGCTTTCCACCAACGGTGCGGCCTGGTCCGGCGAGACCGTGTGGAACGAAGGGCTGTCGCAGGATGGCAACAACACGGCCGACGACCGCCTGTGGGCCACCGGCGGTGGCGTGAGCAAGTACGAAACGGCACCGGCCTGGCAGACCAGCGCCCTGGGCAGTTCGATCACCAAGCGCGTGCTGCCCGACGTGGCATTCGATGCGGCGCAGTCGACGGGGGCACTGATCTACGCCAACGGCAACCAGTACCAGGTCGGTGGCACCAGCCTGGCCTCGCCGATCTTCGTGGGCGCCTGGGCGCGCATCCAGTCGGCGAACGGCAACGCGCTGGGCTTTCCCGCCTCGAAGTTCTACGCCGCGTTCCCCGGCAACCCCTCGCTGCTGCATGACGTGACCTCGGGCAACAACGGTTACAACGGCTATGGCTACAACGCGGCCGCCGGCTGGGACTACACCACCGGTTTCGGCAGCTTCAACATGGGCGCGGTGAGCACCTATGCGCAGGCCAACTGGGGCGGCAGCACGCCACCGGCCAACAACCCGCCGGTGGCGAGCTTCGGCGACACCACCAGCGGCCTGACCGCCAGCTTCACCGACAGCTCCACCGACAGCGACGGCACGATTGCCTCGCACTCGTGGAACTTCGGCGACGGCGGCACCTCGACAGCGGCCAGCCCGAGCCACACCTACGCCGCCGCCGGCACCTATACCGTGTCGCTGACGGTCACCGACAACGACGGTGCCAGCAACACCAGCACGCAGTCCGTGACGGTGACAGCTGCCGGCGGCGGTGGCAACGTGCTGCAGAACGGTGTGGCGCTCACCGGCCAGGCCGCCGCCACCGGGGCACAGCTGGCCTACACCGTGGTGATTCCGGCCGGCGCGACCAACCTGGTCATCGCCGAATCCGGCGGCACCGGCGACGCGGATCTGTACACGAAGTTCGGTTCCGCGCCGACCCTGTCCAGCTATGACTGCCGTCCGTACGTCAGCGGCAACAGCGAAAGCTGCACGGTGGCCTCGCCCCAGGCAGGCACCTACTACGTGATGTTGAACGGCTATGCCGCGTTCTCCGGTGTCAGCATCAAGGCCACCTGGAGCACGGGCGGCGGCGGCAACGTGCTGCAGAACGGCACGCCGGTGACCGGCCTGCAGGCCACGAAGAGCAACGCGGTGAACTACA